Part of the Pirellulales bacterium genome, GCCACGGGGCGGTCCCCTTTGCGGCGTGCGGGACGGGAATTTCGCCGGATGATTATCAGCACTATAGCGAGCCTAACGCCGACCAATCGCCCCTTGCATTTCCCGCCGGGTGGGAGTTGATGGGGTGGTTCTTAGCTAGGGGTTAGGGGACAGGGAAGAGGGGTTAGTGAAGACTGATAAACCGCTTTTACAAGAGCACATTTCACTTTTTGGACTTAGGAGCAAGACATGGCTTCGGACATTCGCAGTTATCGACAATTGATAGTCTGGCAAAAAAGCATGGACGCCGTTGTGAAGGTTTATGAACTTACAAGGGAATTTCCGAATCATGAACTCTATTGCTTAACATCGCAGATCCGGCGGGCAGCTATTTCAATACCTTCCAATATTGCGGAAGGGAACGCCCGCGCTTCTAGCAAAGACTACCTCAATTTCTTGGCGATTGCACAAGGTTCGTTGGCGGAGCTGGAAACACAGCTTGAGCTAGCAAAAAGGTTGCAATATTCCCAGCCGTGGCTCATCGATGATCTGTGTGAACTTTTGACAGAAGTTGACAAAATGCTGGCAGCATTAAGGAATAGCCTACAGCGAAAAAACTAGTTTTCGCCTCTGTCTTTCTGACTGTATCCCCTAACCCCTCGCCCCTGCCCCCTAACCCCTCGCCCATGTCCCTCATCGTGCAAAAATTCGGCGGCACCAGTGTCGCCACGACGGAAAAGATTCTCGCCGCCGCCCGCAAGGCCATTCGCGCCCAGCAGCAGGGCCACCAGGTCGTCATGGTGGTCAGCGCCATGGGGCACGAGACCGACCACCTGTTGGAGCTAGCCCATCAAATCACCGATCAACCCAGCGCGCGGGAACTGGACATGCTGCTATCCACCGGCGAGCAAGTCAGCGTGGCGCTGATGGCCATGGCCATTCAGTCGCTCGGTTCGCGGGCGATCAGCCTGACCGGGGCCCAGATCGGTATCAAGACCGACAGCACCCACACCAAGGCCCGCATTCAAAGCATTTCCACCGAACGGATGCAGCGGCTGCTAAACGAGGGGAATATCGTCATTGCCGCGGGTTTTCAAGGGATCGATGAGGATTTTAACATCACCACTCTGGGCCGCGGCGGCAGCGACACCACGGCGGTCGCGTTGGCGGCGGTGCTCAAGGCCGACTCATGTGAAATTTACACCGATGTGGATGGCGTTTATACCACGGATCCCCGACTGCTCCCCGAGGCCCGTCGGGTCCGGCAAATCAGCTATGACGAAATGCTGGAACTAGCCAGTCTGGGGGCGGGGGTGATGCATAGCCGTTCCATCGAATTTGGCAAAAAATTTGGCGTGCCGATCCATGTACGCACCAGCTTTTCGGACATTACCGGCACGATGATCGTCGCCGATCCAGAATCCCCCAATCAAGCGGTCTGCGGCGCGGCCTTGGTCAAGGACGAGGCGCGGATCACGGTGGAAGGCGTACCCGACCGACCCGGGGCCAGCCTGGCCATTTTTAAGCGAATCGCCGCGGAACGGATTGCCGTCGATATGATCGTGCAAAACATCGGCGCCGAGGGACGCGCGACGATCAGCTTTACCGTCCCCAAGGATGAACTCAAATCCGCCCTGGCACTCACCCAGGCGGCGGCGGACGAACTGGGGGCCAAACAAGTCACCAGCGATGACAACGTGGCCAAAGTCTCGGTCGTTGGCCTGGGGATGGCCAACCAAACCGGCGTGGCAACCAAACTTTTTGCGGCCTTGGCCGCGGCCGGGGTCAATATCCAGGCTATTACGACGAGTGAGATCAAAATTTCGGCCCTCATCGCCCGCGAGCAGGCCCAAACGGCGTTGCGAGTGGCCCATGCGGCGTTTGAGTTGGAAAAAGACCCGCCGGCGCTCAATCCCGAATCGGTGGGAAGACAAAAACGGAACGGCACCACCGCCGAGGATGTCGTGCGGCGGTTGCAGGCGATGGAGGGGCTGGCGATTGACGAAGTGGAGTTAGACGACACGCAAGCCCGCGTGACGGTGAACGCCGTCCCCAACAAGCCCGGCATCGCGGCCAGGTTGTTTGAGGAAATCGCGGCGGCGGGAATTTTTGTGGATATGATCGTGCAGAGTTTTGGCGGGGCGGCGACCGCCACGATCAGCTTTACCGTGCCCCAGTCCGATCTGGAAAAAAGTCTGCAAGTGGCGGAGCGTCTGGCCCGCGAATTTGGGTGCGGCGGCGTGACGAATAGCCCCAAACTGGCAAAATTGTCCGTGTTGGGGATTGGCGTGCGGACCAACACCAGCGTGGCCATGCGGGTCTTTGAATCGCTGGCTAAGGCGGGGATCAACCTGGATATGCTCAGCACCAGCGAAGTGCGGCTAAACGTGGTTGTGGATGGCGCAAACGGCCGCCGCGCGCTCGAGACCCTGCAAAAAGCGTTCGCTGACGCGGTGTAATATTAATCCTCGCAGCTATTAAAATATCTCCTCTGACAACATGCCGGCATGGGTAGAGCGGAAAGGCCAGGAACCGCTGTCCGACTGGCATCGTAGCCCGCATGGTCTATTGTAGCCCGCATGGTCCCCATGCGGAAATGCATTGCCGTAAGCACAGACTCTGCCAAAAAGACTTAACAAATCGATTAGAGCTGCGTTGCGGCATCGGGACGATGCCGACGACGTAGCAGCATGGTTTATCGTAGCCCGCATGGTCCCCATGCGGAAACGCCTTGCAGTCAGCACTGCCCCTGTGCCTAAATGACTTAGGAGATCGGTTAGAGCTGCGTTCCGGCATCGGGACGATGCCGACGACATTACTCGCATGGTTTATCGTAGCCCGCATGGTCCCCATGCGGAAATGCATTGCCGTAAGCACAGACTCTGCCAAAAAGACTTAAAAAATCAATTAGAATTGCGTTGCGGCATCGGGACGATGCCGACGACGTAGCAGCGTTCACAATAACACCGATAAGTTGAATTTTACCCTCCCGATTCGAATCCGGGATAAAGCGCCATCCCTCCGTCCAGATAGATCGTTTGACCGATCAAATAATCCGATTGATCACTGGCCAGCCACGCGGCGCAGCGCCCCACTTCTTCCGGTTCGCCGATGCGCTTGTAAAGTATCAGCTTTTTCAGTTCATCATAGGCCGCGGGCGTACTCCACGCGGGCGTGTTGATTGGCGTGCGAATGGCCCCCGGCGAAATTCCGTTCACCCGTATGCGGTGGATCGCCACCTCTTGGGCCAAGCTCTTTAAAAATAGCAGCGCTCCCCCTTTGGAGGCGGCATAATTCACATGGCCCGCCCAGGGGATCAGGTCGTGAATGCTGCTAATACACACAATTTTTCCGGCGGCCACGGAAATAGCGGGATTAATCCCTTGGCGTTTAAAGATTTTGACCGCCTCCCGCGAGCACAAAAACATGCTGGTCAAATTGACGGCCAGGACGTCATTCCACTGGGCAAGAGTCATTTCGTCCAGCATGGCGTCGTTTTGCTTGCCGGCGTTATTGACCAAAATATCCAGCCGGCCAAACTCGGCCAGGGCCTTGGCAAATAATTTTTCCACGTCTGGCTCTTGCGTGACATTGGCCTGGCAAATGACGGCTCGGCGCCCCAGTTTGGTAATGGCCTCCGCCGTGGCAATGGCCCCTTTTTCGCTGCTATTAAAGTTAACCACCACATCCGCACCGGCCTGGGCGAGGGTGATGGCGATTCCCTGGCCCACACCCGAAGAGGCGCCAGTCACGATAGCCGTTTGACCGGTCAAAATCGGGGGCGCGGGTTGCTGGGGTACTAAAACGGGAAACTGCGCGGTGCTCATGTCTGTCAACAAAAATGATTCTTTGAGGATAAATTAGCTATTTCGCTGGGACGCATTTTAATCCCGCCAGAATCCCTTGGCTATGCCCTGTACCATCTGTTTCCCCCTGGACTATACTAAATTCGCAGGAAACGTGGCAAATGTCAGTAGGTCGACATTGCCGCTGGTGCCCATCCCACTTGTTTCGCCAAGTATATGCCGCGCGTCGGGTTGTTTATACCGTGTTACATCGACCAGTTTTACCCGCGGGTGGGGCTGGCAACCCTGGAATTGTTAGAACGACAGGGCCTGAGCGTGGATTTTCCCCCGGCACAAACCTGTTGCGGCCAGCCGATGGCCAACACTGGTTGTACTGAATCGGCCGCCCCCCTGGCCAAAAAATTTGTCGAAATATTTTCACCGTACGATTACGTGGTCGGCCCATCGGGCAGTTGCGTGGCCATGGTTCGGCATCACTACAAAGACTATTTTCAGGGGGACCCGGCGTATGAAGCCATCAAGAAAAAAACGTTTGAACTATGCGAATTTTTTGTTGATGTGCTGGGAATAACGTCCTTGCCGGGCAATTTTCCCTATCAAGTGGGATTGCATTCCAGTTGTCACGGCCAGCGCGAGTTGCGGTTGTCATCTTCCAGTGAAGTCATGAGCCTCCCCTATAACAAGGCCCGGCAACTGCTGGCGGGCATGACGGGGATCAGCTTTACCCAGTTAGAGCGTCCGGATGAATGTTGCGGCTTTGGGGGGACCTTTGCCGTCAGCGAGGAAGCCGTGAGCTGCATGATGGGGAACGACCGACTTCATGATCATCTCAGCCATGGGACGGAGGTGCTGACCGCCGGGGACATGTCGTGCCTCATGCATTTGCAGGGATTATTGCGTCGGCAAAAAAAGCCCATGCATGTCATGCACGTGGCGGAAATTCTGGCCGGATATCAACCAGTGTAATTACGAATTGTCATTACTCCACTCCTCCAAACTCCACTCCTACCCCTCCAGCATGACATCGCTCGCCATCGTCGATCATCCAAAGAAAGCCGCCGCGTTTGTGGCGGATATCGATCGCGCGCATTGGCATGACCAATCACTTTGGTACGTGCGGATCAAGCGCGACAAGCAAGCCGCTTCGCTGCCGGAATGGGAACTGCTGCGCGAAACGGCATCGCAAATCAAAGCCAATGTCGTGGCGAATCTGGCCGATTATTTAGAGCAATTCGCCAACGAAGCGACCAAGCTGGGGGCCGTGGTCCATTGGGCCCGCGACGCGGCCGAGCATAACGCCATCGTGCTAAATATCTTGCAAAGCCGCGGCGCTCAAAAAATCGTTAAATCCAAATCGATGTTGACCGAGGAATGCCACCTCAATCCCTACCTCGAACGACACGGCATCGAGGTAATCGACACCGACCTGGGAGAGCGGATTGTCCAACTAGCCAAGGAGCCTCCCAGCCATATCGTGCTCCCCTGTATTCATTATAAAAAGGAAGAAATCGGCGAACTCTTTCACGAGCATCTGGGAACAGACAAAGGGGCCAAAGACCCCAAATACCTGGCGGAAGCGGCCCGCCAGCATCTGCGGGAAAAATTTTGCGGCGCGGACGCGGGCATCACCGGCGTAAACTTTGCCATAGCCGAGACCGGCGGCTTTGTCGTCTGCACCAACGAGGGAAACGCCGATCTGGGCGTCTCCCTGCCAAAACTGCATATCGCCTGCCTGGGGATCGAAAAACTGCTCCCCCGCGCGGCGGATTTAGGCGTGTTTTTGCGATTGTTGGCCCGGTCCGCGACCGGCCAGCCGATCACCACCTACAGCTCGCATTTTCATGGCCCCCTGCCGGGGGGGGAACTGCACATTGTCCTGGTGGACAACGGGAGGACGGATATCGCGGCCAATCCCGATTTTCGCCGCTCACTCAACTGTATCCGCTGTGGAGCGTGCATGAACACCTGCCCCATTTATCGACGCAGCGGGGGCCATAGTTACGAAGCCACCGTTCCGGGACCGATCGGCTCGATCCTGGCCCCGGCGCGCGATTCGGCCAAGTACGCCACCTTGCCCCATGCTTGCAGTCTGTGCGGATCGTGTAGCGACGTCTGTCCGGTCAAGATCGACATTCACCAGCAGTTGCTTACCTGGCGAAAGGAAATTGCCGCGCGAAAGCAACTAAAATGGTCTAAACGGCTGGGGATGCAACTCACCGGCTGGGTGTTTCAGCATCCTTGGTTGTATTCCACCCTGGGAAAAATGGCGCGGTGGACTTTGCCGTGGATGCCCCGGTTTATGCTCTATCATGGTCTTAACCCCTGGGGCAAGCAGCGTGAACTTCCCTCCGCGCCCCCCCAGAGCTTTCGCGAACTGTATGCCCAGCGGCAAAAACAGCAAGCAAACGGGGGTTCCGTAACACCCCAACCGTCTCCTCATTCCCCTCCCAGCGTTTATAGCGCGTCGTCTAAAGTAAATTGACATGGGCCTGCCGGATACGAATTCTGCTAAAAACGCCATCTTGGGGGCGATCCGGGCGATTAATATTCCTCCCGCGCCGTTGCCTCCGTTGCAGCGGTCGGAATGGATTACTTATCCCGATCCCGCGGCACAATTCGCCATCGTACTGGCCAGCATTGGCGGTACGTGCGAAACAGTGGCCGATACGGCGGAACTGAACGAGAAATTACGGCATTTACCCGCGTTCACAACCGCCCGGCAGATCGTCAATCTTGTGCCACATGTGAACTTGCCCGCCGAACACCTCTTAAAAGAACAGGAAATTGCCGATCCCCATCATCTGGTCGATGTGGATTTGGCGATCATGCCGGGGGAATTTGCCGTTGCCGAGAACGGCGCCGTCTGGTGCGTCACCCGTCACTTGCGGCATCGAGTGTTGTACTTTATCACCCAGCATTTGGCGCTGGTTGTTCCGCGGGAACAAATCGTGCATAACATGCATCAAGCGTACGAGCGGTTAGCATGGGGCCAGGCCGAATTTGGGCTATTTTTGGCCGGTCCGTCTAAGACCGCCGATATCGAGCAATCCCTTGTCATCGGGGCCCATGGCGCGCGATCATTGACGGTTTTTTTGGTTTGAGTCGGCGTTGCCTTTCAGCGAAAAGATTTTCGTGGCCATAGCGTTGAAGGCTGGCGAGTCCGCGACTTGGTTATTCTTAGGTTGTGAAAGATGCCAAATTCTGTTAATTATCATCTACGGTAGATTTTTTTGACACTTTGCGGATATCGACGGACGTATTTCTATGGCGGAATTGAACGTATCGGCTCAAAACTTGTGGCGGCAATTACGGGGTGATTTGCTGCCGTCGCTGGTCGTCTTTTTAGTTGCGCTCCCGCTCTGCATGGGGATTGCGATCGCCTCGGGCGCGCCGATTCAAGCGGGACTGATCACCGGCATCGTGGGGGGAATTGTGGTTGGTTCGCTGGCCGGATCGCCGTTGCAAGTGAGCGGCCCCGCCGCGGGGCTGTCGGTGATCGTGCTCGAAATCATTCAAAAAAGCGGGCTAGAGCTGTTGGCCTTTGCAGTGTTGGCCGCGGGTCTGGTGCAGATTGTGGCGGGAGTCTTAGGCACCGGGCGATGGTTCCGCGCGGTTGCTCCGGCGGTGATCCAGGGAATGCTCTCCGGTATTGGTATTCTTATATTTGCCAGTCAATTCCATGTGATGATTGATGATACGCCCCCTGGCACGGGTCTGCAAAATTTGCTGGCCATTCCCCAGGCGGTGCTTAAGGGGTGGTCCCTTCCCTCTACCACGGGGGATCCGGCCCAATCCCGCTTGCAGGCGTCGATCTTGTCACAAGTCGCCAAACTGCGTGATGAGCAACAAACACTGTTACGCCTGGTCGAAAAGCAAGTGCAGGACCGACTGGCGGCTCTGACATCTCCCTCTCATACCGCTGAAGATCCGGCCCGTCAAGCTGAGCAACTAGCCGAGTTGCGCGCACGACAAGAATCTCTGATCAAGCCGCTCGAGCAAATCCAAAATCTGGCCGCCGAACAAAAATTCATCCCCCAAACCGATAAAACCGACTTTAATACACAACTTGCCGCCGCGCTGGCCGCCACCCATGAGTCCCAGGCGGCTCTGGCAGCGGCACAGCCCGTGCCGGAGGACCTCTTACGCACCCAATACGCCGCGCTGACCGCGCTGCGCGGCACCGCCGCATCCCTCAAGAACCACCCCTGGGCGGGAAAGATTGGCGTGCTCACCATTTTAATCATGTTGGGTTGGGGCCTATTAAAAAAGACA contains:
- a CDS encoding four helix bundle protein; amino-acid sequence: MASDIRSYRQLIVWQKSMDAVVKVYELTREFPNHELYCLTSQIRRAAISIPSNIAEGNARASSKDYLNFLAIAQGSLAELETQLELAKRLQYSQPWLIDDLCELLTEVDKMLAALRNSLQRKN
- a CDS encoding (Fe-S)-binding protein — translated: MPRVGLFIPCYIDQFYPRVGLATLELLERQGLSVDFPPAQTCCGQPMANTGCTESAAPLAKKFVEIFSPYDYVVGPSGSCVAMVRHHYKDYFQGDPAYEAIKKKTFELCEFFVDVLGITSLPGNFPYQVGLHSSCHGQRELRLSSSSEVMSLPYNKARQLLAGMTGISFTQLERPDECCGFGGTFAVSEEAVSCMMGNDRLHDHLSHGTEVLTAGDMSCLMHLQGLLRRQKKPMHVMHVAEILAGYQPV
- a CDS encoding SulP family inorganic anion transporter, whose protein sequence is MAELNVSAQNLWRQLRGDLLPSLVVFLVALPLCMGIAIASGAPIQAGLITGIVGGIVVGSLAGSPLQVSGPAAGLSVIVLEIIQKSGLELLAFAVLAAGLVQIVAGVLGTGRWFRAVAPAVIQGMLSGIGILIFASQFHVMIDDTPPGTGLQNLLAIPQAVLKGWSLPSTTGDPAQSRLQASILSQVAKLRDEQQTLLRLVEKQVQDRLAALTSPSHTAEDPARQAEQLAELRARQESLIKPLEQIQNLAAEQKFIPQTDKTDFNTQLAAALAATHESQAALAAAQPVPEDLLRTQYAALTALRGTAASLKNHPWAGKIGVLTILIMLGWGLLKKTPLGIIPGQLISVVAAVAVAYIWQLPVQYVTIPENMLAGIRLPDWTGFTELDGYELIQATITIAIVASAETLLCATAVDQMHTGPRTNYDRELMAQGVGNTICGLLSALPMTGVIVRSAANVQAGGKTRFSAILHGVWILVFVAFLSNVLQLIPTSALAAILVYTGYKLMNFKVVKELAKFGWGEVAIYIITVLLVVFVDLLTGVLVGMGLSATKQLLKFNSFTPQYRQLDDHTAELELHGAATFLKLPQLAAILEKVPGNTTLHVDIDGLSEIDHACFELLINWHKQHVGQGGHLVLDWDRLAADFAPRAPIPNGNAS
- a CDS encoding aspartate kinase, with protein sequence MSLIVQKFGGTSVATTEKILAAARKAIRAQQQGHQVVMVVSAMGHETDHLLELAHQITDQPSARELDMLLSTGEQVSVALMAMAIQSLGSRAISLTGAQIGIKTDSTHTKARIQSISTERMQRLLNEGNIVIAAGFQGIDEDFNITTLGRGGSDTTAVALAAVLKADSCEIYTDVDGVYTTDPRLLPEARRVRQISYDEMLELASLGAGVMHSRSIEFGKKFGVPIHVRTSFSDITGTMIVADPESPNQAVCGAALVKDEARITVEGVPDRPGASLAIFKRIAAERIAVDMIVQNIGAEGRATISFTVPKDELKSALALTQAAADELGAKQVTSDDNVAKVSVVGLGMANQTGVATKLFAALAAAGVNIQAITTSEIKISALIAREQAQTALRVAHAAFELEKDPPALNPESVGRQKRNGTTAEDVVRRLQAMEGLAIDEVELDDTQARVTVNAVPNKPGIAARLFEEIAAAGIFVDMIVQSFGGAATATISFTVPQSDLEKSLQVAERLAREFGCGGVTNSPKLAKLSVLGIGVRTNTSVAMRVFESLAKAGINLDMLSTSEVRLNVVVDGANGRRALETLQKAFADAV
- a CDS encoding lactate utilization protein B; translated protein: MTSLAIVDHPKKAAAFVADIDRAHWHDQSLWYVRIKRDKQAASLPEWELLRETASQIKANVVANLADYLEQFANEATKLGAVVHWARDAAEHNAIVLNILQSRGAQKIVKSKSMLTEECHLNPYLERHGIEVIDTDLGERIVQLAKEPPSHIVLPCIHYKKEEIGELFHEHLGTDKGAKDPKYLAEAARQHLREKFCGADAGITGVNFAIAETGGFVVCTNEGNADLGVSLPKLHIACLGIEKLLPRAADLGVFLRLLARSATGQPITTYSSHFHGPLPGGELHIVLVDNGRTDIAANPDFRRSLNCIRCGACMNTCPIYRRSGGHSYEATVPGPIGSILAPARDSAKYATLPHACSLCGSCSDVCPVKIDIHQQLLTWRKEIAARKQLKWSKRLGMQLTGWVFQHPWLYSTLGKMARWTLPWMPRFMLYHGLNPWGKQRELPSAPPQSFRELYAQRQKQQANGGSVTPQPSPHSPPSVYSASSKVN
- a CDS encoding glucose 1-dehydrogenase, which translates into the protein MSTAQFPVLVPQQPAPPILTGQTAIVTGASSGVGQGIAITLAQAGADVVVNFNSSEKGAIATAEAITKLGRRAVICQANVTQEPDVEKLFAKALAEFGRLDILVNNAGKQNDAMLDEMTLAQWNDVLAVNLTSMFLCSREAVKIFKRQGINPAISVAAGKIVCISSIHDLIPWAGHVNYAASKGGALLFLKSLAQEVAIHRIRVNGISPGAIRTPINTPAWSTPAAYDELKKLILYKRIGEPEEVGRCAAWLASDQSDYLIGQTIYLDGGMALYPGFESGG
- a CDS encoding LUD domain-containing protein — encoded protein: MGLPDTNSAKNAILGAIRAINIPPAPLPPLQRSEWITYPDPAAQFAIVLASIGGTCETVADTAELNEKLRHLPAFTTARQIVNLVPHVNLPAEHLLKEQEIADPHHLVDVDLAIMPGEFAVAENGAVWCVTRHLRHRVLYFITQHLALVVPREQIVHNMHQAYERLAWGQAEFGLFLAGPSKTADIEQSLVIGAHGARSLTVFLV